The Hemibagrus wyckioides isolate EC202008001 linkage group LG10, SWU_Hwy_1.0, whole genome shotgun sequence genome includes a window with the following:
- the LOC131360193 gene encoding C2 calcium-dependent domain-containing protein 4C, whose translation MWVLEKIRSSVENNAPRPGETGDKQDKAPIYSNVLTPDKIPDFFIPPKLVSCPPETETPDVKPKDSLRPSTSEQTIGNKVSSPRSPRLVSKLAGDTKNLLRAANRHIIQIESADDVVTGDTNADPQSQTAMSLSYIPKTQTSYGFATLMESPHTRRKESLFHCDHTSPVTSPNTQRKSPAKTSIEVSHLNPLDFNTSHINPYRYFSGGESDTCSSAESSPFSSPLLSRSASLLKIFTHETQAKVVKAKRTFARHSSLSTDECSSAEPSPSVPRRLHSPAAGGSLDHQHGKDRQQREHTVNLHKGGMVRLYADYDPGTARLRVRIIAAEDLYDQTFDIKSINCCVSLYLNPGKQQKQRSTIIKNSRNPVFNEDFFFDSVSSAQVKSLSLKIKVVNKGTSLKRDSLVGEREVPLGKLLPGL comes from the coding sequence ATGTGGGTTCTGGAGAAAATCCGGAGCTCAGTGGAGAACAATGCTCCCCGACCCGGGGAGACAGGAGACAAACAGGACAAAGCACCCATCTACAGCAACGTTCTCACACCTGATAAGATACCAGACTTCTTCATCCCTCCCAAGCTAGTGAGCTGCCCACCAGAGACTGAAACACCAGATGTGAAGCCCAAGGACAGTCTACGGCCTTCCACCTCAGAGCAGACCATTGGCAACAAAGTCAGCAGCCCTCGAAGTCCTCGTCTGGTCAGCAAATTAGCCGGAGACACCAAAAACCTGCTAAGGGCTGCCAACCGGCACATCATTCAGATCGAGAGTGCAGATGATGTTGTTACGGGGGACACCAATGCTGACCCTCAGTCCCAGACAGCTATGTCTTTGTCATATATTCCAAAGACTCAGACCTCATATGGATTTGCTACGCTAATGGAGAGTCCCCACACTCGCCGGAAAGAGTCACTCTTTCACTGTGACCACACAAGCCCGGTCACGTCCCCCAACACCCAGCGTAAGTCACCAGCTAAGACCAGCATAGAAGTTAGCCATTTGAACCCTTTGGATTTCAACACGTCCCACATCAACCCATATCGCTATTTTAGTGGGGGCGAAAGTGACACATGCTCCTCAGCTGAATCCTCCCCTTTCAGCTCACCCCTACTGTCTCGCTCTGCCTCCTTGCTCAAGATTTTCACTCATGAGACTCAGGCCAAAGTTGTCAAAGCCAAGAGGACGTTCGCCCGGCACAGTTCCCTGTCCACAGATGAGTGCAGCTCGGCAGAGCCCAGCCCCAGCGTGCCCAGGAGGCTCCACTCTCCCGCAGCCGGCGGATCCCTGGACCATCAGCACGGCAAAGACAGACAGCAAAGGGAACACACAGTCAACCTCCACAAGGGAGGCATGGTCCGCCTCTATGCTGATTATGACCCAGGAACTGCACGTTTGCGTGTTCGCATCATTGCTGCTGAGGATCTTTATGACCAGACATTTGACATAAAGAGCATTAACTGCTGTGTGTCACTCTACCTCAACCCAGGAAAGCAGCAAAAGCAGAGAAGCACTATAATCAAGAACAGCCGCAATCCCGTCTTCAATGAGGATTTCTTTTTTGATTCTGTGAGCTCAGCTCAGGTGAAAAGCCTGTCTCTGAAGATCAAAGTGGTGAACAAGGGCACTAGTCTGAAAAGGGACAGCCTAGTAGGGGAGAGAGAGGTTCCTCTAGGGAAGCTGCTGCCTGGTCTTTAA